In a genomic window of Vigna angularis cultivar LongXiaoDou No.4 chromosome 6, ASM1680809v1, whole genome shotgun sequence:
- the LOC108342497 gene encoding stellacyanin: MPFLRGFRFNLFLVYLFATWVQLQTKVESDQYKVGDLDSWGIPTSSNSRVYDKWSKYHNLKIGDSLLFLYPPSQDSLIQVTEESYNSCNLKDPILYMNNGNSLFNITSVGEFYFTSAEFGHCQKHQKLHITVGVGGNTDTLSPSSLPQSATSYPTAFGDIPMSPSSTSSPHPNLNFSLIVIGFFLCALFPSLLR; this comes from the exons ATGCCCTTTCTTAGAGGTTTTAGATTTAATCTCTTTTTGGTGTATCTCTTTGCTACTTGGGTTCAACTCCAAACCAAGGTGGAAAGTGACCAATACAAAGTTGGAGATCTAGATTCCTGGGGGATCCCCACTTCATCAAATTCACGAGTCTATGACAAATGGTCCAAATATCACAACCTCAAGATCGGTGATTCCCTCT TGTTTCTGTACCCACCAAGCCAAGATTCATTGATTCAAGTGACAGAGGAGTCCTACAACAGCTGCAACCTTAAAGATCCAATCTTGTACATGAACAATGGGAACTCGTTGTTCAACATTACATCAGTAGGGGAGTTTTACTTCACCAGTGCAGAGTTTGGTCATTGCCAAAAGCATCAAAAGCTTCACATAACTGTGGGAGTTGGAGGAAACACCGACACACTTTCTCCGTCTTCACTGCCTCAATCCGCAACTTCTTACCCAACTGCTTTTGGCGACATTCCCATGTCTCCTTCTAGTACCTCTTCACCTCAcccaaatttaaatttttcactCATAGTTATTGGGTTCTTCCTATGTGCTCTCTTCCCGAGCCTATTAAGATAA